The following coding sequences lie in one Streptomyces xiamenensis genomic window:
- a CDS encoding SCO5389 family protein, producing MSLDVSPALLEQAERGEVDEADFVDCVRTSLPFAWQMISSLVAQLKVDGGEFADNTTPPPDEQARGQLLRALASDAIRGALERHFGVRLAFQNCHRVAVFPLDASADDRLEKFTSVRGQLLNQSPELRDC from the coding sequence ATGTCGCTCGACGTCTCACCGGCGCTGCTCGAACAGGCCGAGCGAGGCGAGGTCGACGAGGCCGACTTCGTCGACTGCGTCCGAACCTCCCTTCCCTTCGCCTGGCAGATGATCAGCTCCCTGGTGGCCCAGCTCAAGGTGGACGGCGGTGAGTTCGCGGACAACACCACACCGCCGCCGGATGAGCAGGCCCGTGGCCAACTGCTGCGCGCCCTCGCCTCCGATGCCATTCGCGGCGCCCTGGAGCGGCACTTCGGCGTCCGCCTGGCCTTCCAGAACTGCCACCGGGTCGCGGTGTTCCCGCTCGACGCCTCCGCCGACGACCGGCTGGAGAAGTTCACCTCGGTACGCGGGCAGTTGCTCAACCAGTCGCCGGAGCTGCGTGATTGCTGA